DNA sequence from the Paenibacillus physcomitrellae genome:
ACTTTACAGGCTTGGGAGGATAGCTGTAAGCTGTGCTGGTTGACCGTGTCGCGCACGGTGCGAAGAAGACGTTCTCCGGCGGCTGCCATTCCTCCCCCGATAATCACCAGCTCCGGGTTAAATAAGTTTATAGCGTTGGAAAGTCCGAATCCGAGTATCCTTCCCGTTTCATGCATAACCTCCATCGCCAAATCGTCTGCAAGATCATAAGCATCAGAAATCATCCTGGCGGTGATCTTCTGATGACTGCTGCCCACCCAGCTTTGAACGATGCTTGTCTTCCCCTGCTCAAGCCGCTCGGTAAAAGTGCTCACCATTCCGACGGCCGAGACGTATCTTCCCAGGCAGCCGGAACTGCCGCAGCGGCAGGGGCGTCCTTCCCTGTACATATTCATGTGGCCTATCTCCCCGGCGCTCGCGGTTGCTCCGTAAAGGACATTCCCATCGACCACAATGCCCGAGCCAAGTCCAGTACCCAATGTAATCAAAACGATGTTGCTGAATCCTTTCCCCGCTCCAAAGTACCACTCGCCGTATAGATTGACCCTCACATCATTGTCGATATATACAGGAAACGAAAATTCCCCACTCATTTCATTCACCACGTGAATGTTCTCCCAACCGGGGAAGTTCGGGGAGAAGATGGACAAGCCCTCCTTGGGATCAAGCAGGCCCGGGATGCCTAATCCCATGCAGGCAACATTGGTATCGGCCGCCTCTAGTTCCTTGAGCATTTGTCTGACAATATGTTTAATCTTATTTATCACATAGGAAGGTCCCTTTTTAGCATCGGTCTGATCACTTCTTTCCCTTACGATTCGGCCGTTTCCATCAAAAACCGCCGTTTTGATATTCGTTCCGCCTAAATCAATGCCGACCGTGTATGCGGACACCCCTGCCCCTCCTCTTCCTACAAAATCACTTTTTATCCTAGGCGATGCCTTTCGGAATCGGAATAGATTTATGGGACGGGAACATGGAGTTTTGTTACAATATAAAAAAATAAAGCGGCCTTCCCTAATTCGGAAAGCCGCTTTATGTTCTAAATCCGGCTAATAAACAGCCGTCTTATTCATTTCTCTTAAACCCCCTGCAGCGCCGACTGGGCCAGAGCAAGCGCCCCGCAGATCCCGGCATTGTCACCCAGACCAGGAGGTACGATATAGCTCGAGATCTTCTCGTCGCTGAGGTTCGGATGCTGGACGTAGCCGTTCAGCAGCTCCTTCAGTTTCGTATGGATAAGCGGGAACAACTGCAGCTGTTTCATGACGCCGCCGCCCATGACGATTTTTTCCGGGGACAGGATCAGGATGTAATTCATCAAAGCTTGCGCCAGATAGTAGGCTTCCATTTCCCAAGCCGGGTCATCCTTTGCCAATTCGCCCGCAGGAACACCTGCACGCCGGCCGATAGCCGGGCCAGCTGCCAGTCCTTCCAGGCAGTCACCATGGTAAGGGCAAGTGCCTTCAAACGGGTCGTCCGGATGACGACGGACATAAATATGTCCCATTTCCGGGTGGGAAAGGCCGTGCACCAGCTTACCGCCGATCATCGCGCCGACGCCGATCCCGGTGCCTACGGTAATGTAAATGCAGCTGTCTACGCCTTGGGCCGCTCCCCACAAGGATTCGCCGAGAGCCGCGCCGTTAACATCCGTATCAAACGCCATCGGCACGTTAAATTCGGATTTCAGCGTGCCGATGATATTATAGTTGGTCCAGTAAGGCTTAGGGGTTGTCGTAATATAACCGTATGTATCGCTGCCCAAAACCGGATCGATTGGGCCAAAAGAACCGACGCCCAGCGCTTCGATTGGTTTGTCTTTGAAATATTCAATCACTTTCCCCATCGTTTCTTCCGGGGTTGTTGTTGGAAAGCTTACGCGGTCAAGCACTTCTCCCTCTTTTGTCCCGATGCCGCAAACAAATTTTGTTCCACCTGCTTCAATTGCTCCAAGCATGCCCTTCGCCCCAATCTGCTAAAATATGAATGCACCTAAAACCGATTGTACCATAATTCATTCGCCGATGCGGTATAAGATACAAGTATTGTCGTAAAATGTCGGATTTAGGCCGTTGGACCAACCAGGTTCTTTCCGGGAGCAGCCTGTCTTTCCTTCAAAAAAGCAAAAATGCCGCAGGCAAACCCCGCGGCATTTTATATTTAAGATCCCGGATGCGGATGATTGGTTAAAACCGCCCGGAATGAATTCCGCCAAACTAAAACCTTAACTGCTTCCCCTGCTTACCAGCCCCGGGAATACTGCTTTGGCGCTTCAAGCTCAATGCCAAGCTTAGCGGCAGCAATACGTGGCCAATAAGGCTCGCGCAGCAGCTCACGCGCCAGGAAGATCAGGTCGGCACGGCCGCTGAACAAAATTTCTTCGGCCATTTCAGGTTCGGTGATCAAGCCGACTGCACCCGTTGGAATGTCCGCTTCACGGCGAATTTGCTCCGCAAACGGAACCTGGTAGCCCGGATAAATTTTAGACGGGGCTTTCGGAATAACTCCGCCGGAGCTGACATCAATAAGATCAACGCCAAGCTCTTTAAGCCACTTCGAATAAACTACATAATCGTCCGGCGTGTCGCCTTCTTCGTGATAATCATTCGCCGATACGCGAACAAGCAGCGGACCGTCCCATACTTTCTGAACCTCTCCGATTACTTCTTTCAAGAAGCGGAAGCGGTTCTCCTGACTGCCGCCATATTCGTCCTCGCGGCGGTTCGTCATTGGAGAAAGAAACTGGTTGATCAGATAACCATGCGCAGCATGAAGCTCGATCACATCAAACCCTGCTTCTTTGGCACGGCGAACGCCGTCCGCAAAGGCCTGAACGGTTTCCTGAATCTGCTCCTTGGTCATGGCCTGAGGCGTTTGATAATGGTCGCTGAAAGCCATAGCCGATGGAGCCAGAATCGGACCCTGCAATTCCGCTTTGCGGCCTGCATGGGCAATCTGAATGCCGATATGGGAGCCTTGAGCTTTAACCAGGCCCACAAGTTCCTTCAGTCCTTCAATATGCTCATCGCTCCAGATGCCAAGATCGTTAGGAGAAATCCGGCCCTGAGGTGTTACAGCTGTAGCTTCCAGAATAATAAGCCCAACTTGGCCAACGGCCCGTGCCGGGTAATGAATTCTATGCCAGTCCTGCACTTTACCCGATTCATCTTCAACGGAATATTGGCACATAGGTGCCATGACGATCCGGTTTTTGAGTGTAATATTTTTGAGTTGGTAAGGTTCAAACAGCAAGAATCTCACTCCTTTTTCTATATATAAAATCAAGACTTATTCACTATACCCCTTTTTTTCGTATATCGCAATATTTCAATATATCTTTATCCTTATAGGAAGTCCACAATCCTGATTTAGCTGATCCAGCCGTCCAGTATTACTTTGTCCATTACCCGGGAAAAAGAAACGGCCTCCTTCCGCAGAAGAAGACCGCCGCTGCTCATTTTTACTTAATCGCCACAAAAAATAACCGCTCCGCCTCGTCATCCGCCAGTTTCCACTCGAAATCCGCATAACATTTGATCTCTTTGAAGCCAGCTCGTCTCAGCTCCGCCATCATCCATTCGGGATCGTAAGCACGCTGGATGTGAATTTCCTCAAACCGTTCGTAGAGAGCTTGTCTCGCGGCCGAAGCAGAACGCTCCAGGCTGTCCTGTTCAGCCGAATTTGCCTTGTTTATCGAACCTTTGTTAGGTGTCACCCGCGCAAAAATCGATAAATGGTGCTCAATCTCCCACCGTTCTTCATCAAAATCGCAGGTCCAAATATACGATACCTCCGGTTCATCGAGCACAAAAGGCTGCTCCTCGCCATAGCGGCGGAGGGTATCCGGATGGTGGACATCAAACAGGAAGCTGCCTCCCTCTTTCAGAGCATCATAGGTACGTACAAACACCTGGGCGATTTCTTCCGGCTCCAGCACGTAGTTCATACAATCACAGAAAGAGATGACGGAATCCACCGGCTCGGGCAGCTCCCAGCTCCGCATATCCTGACATACCCATCTGACGCTGCCTTCACGGTATAAGCGGCTTCCGCCGGCCGAGGCCTCCATTTTGTTCTGTGCGACCGATAACATATCTTCGGACAGGTCGATGCCCGTCATCTGATAACCGGCATTTGTCAGAGGAATCGTGATGCTCCCCGTTCCGCAGCCCAGCTCGGCAACCGTATGCGGAATGCCGTGCTTCTGCCACGCCGTCTGAGCAAATTCTACCCAGCTTTCATAGGGCATGTCCTGCATTAATTCATCATACACGTAAGCAAATTTCCGGTAAGCCTCCATCACGCTTCGACTCCTTTTCCCCCAAAAAAACAGAGGCCGGTCCGAAAACTCAAATAACCGTTTCCAACCTACCTCTATTTATTAAAGCGGTATATCCGCCGGTTCTTAAATTGAAAGATCTAGTCCTGATTTTCATCCGGTTTGACGAGATAAGTCCAGCTTTCCTTCTGCGTGATCTTGCCGTCCTTCATCAGCTTGCCCAGCGCCCGCTTGAATGCCGATTTGCTGATGCCGAAACGCTGCTTGATCACAT
Encoded proteins:
- a CDS encoding ROK family protein, with the translated sequence MLGAIEAGGTKFVCGIGTKEGEVLDRVSFPTTTPEETMGKVIEYFKDKPIEALGVGSFGPIDPVLGSDTYGYITTTPKPYWTNYNIIGTLKSEFNVPMAFDTDVNGAALGESLWGAAQGVDSCIYITVGTGIGVGAMIGGKLVHGLSHPEMGHIYVRRHPDDPFEGTCPYHGDCLEGLAAGPAIGRRAGVPAGELAKDDPAWEMEAYYLAQALMNYILILSPEKIVMGGGVMKQLQLFPLIHTKLKELLNGYVQHPNLSDEKISSYIVPPGLGDNAGICGALALAQSALQGV
- the namA gene encoding NADPH dehydrogenase NamA; protein product: MRFLLFEPYQLKNITLKNRIVMAPMCQYSVEDESGKVQDWHRIHYPARAVGQVGLIILEATAVTPQGRISPNDLGIWSDEHIEGLKELVGLVKAQGSHIGIQIAHAGRKAELQGPILAPSAMAFSDHYQTPQAMTKEQIQETVQAFADGVRRAKEAGFDVIELHAAHGYLINQFLSPMTNRREDEYGGSQENRFRFLKEVIGEVQKVWDGPLLVRVSANDYHEEGDTPDDYVVYSKWLKELGVDLIDVSSGGVIPKAPSKIYPGYQVPFAEQIRREADIPTGAVGLITEPEMAEEILFSGRADLIFLARELLREPYWPRIAAAKLGIELEAPKQYSRGW
- a CDS encoding ROK family protein; protein product: MSAYTVGIDLGGTNIKTAVFDGNGRIVRERSDQTDAKKGPSYVINKIKHIVRQMLKELEAADTNVACMGLGIPGLLDPKEGLSIFSPNFPGWENIHVVNEMSGEFSFPVYIDNDVRVNLYGEWYFGAGKGFSNIVLITLGTGLGSGIVVDGNVLYGATASAGEIGHMNMYREGRPCRCGSSGCLGRYVSAVGMVSTFTERLEQGKTSIVQSWVGSSHQKITARMISDAYDLADDLAMEVMHETGRILGFGLSNAINLFNPELVIIGGGMAAAGERLLRTVRDTVNQHSLQLSSQACKVVQAQLGEKAGVYGADAYAKRRLSAGS
- a CDS encoding class I SAM-dependent DNA methyltransferase, with amino-acid sequence MEAYRKFAYVYDELMQDMPYESWVEFAQTAWQKHGIPHTVAELGCGTGSITIPLTNAGYQMTGIDLSEDMLSVAQNKMEASAGGSRLYREGSVRWVCQDMRSWELPEPVDSVISFCDCMNYVLEPEEIAQVFVRTYDALKEGGSFLFDVHHPDTLRRYGEEQPFVLDEPEVSYIWTCDFDEERWEIEHHLSIFARVTPNKGSINKANSAEQDSLERSASAARQALYERFEEIHIQRAYDPEWMMAELRRAGFKEIKCYADFEWKLADDEAERLFFVAIK